A genomic stretch from Halobellus sp. LT62 includes:
- a CDS encoding DUF5814 domain-containing protein, with protein MAITDKVYLKNHRQIVSQLDVNIPKGAFKGATMDVLYSGEGLSKVDDATRDRLLDFAEDFLDPENPDDLYTGYPERQFVRYLLELRAQGLGPDAIVDVIGDEYMLYAYPGDVLSFLDNAVRTLEAAETLAGVEGNDEMEQKLHRARTALSG; from the coding sequence GTGGCTATCACGGACAAGGTCTACCTCAAGAACCACCGCCAGATCGTCTCCCAGCTCGACGTCAACATCCCGAAGGGCGCGTTCAAGGGCGCGACGATGGACGTGCTTTACTCCGGCGAGGGACTCTCGAAGGTCGACGACGCGACGCGAGACCGCCTGCTCGACTTCGCCGAGGACTTCCTAGATCCGGAGAATCCCGACGACCTCTACACGGGCTATCCCGAGCGGCAGTTCGTCCGCTACCTCCTCGAACTGCGCGCCCAAGGGCTCGGCCCCGACGCCATCGTCGACGTGATCGGCGACGAATATATGCTGTACGCGTACCCCGGCGACGTGCTCTCGTTTCTGGACAACGCGGTCAGAACGCTCGAAGCGGCCGAGACGCTCGCGGGCGTCGAGGGCAACGACGAGATGGAACAGAAACTGCACCGCGCGCGGACGGCACTATCGGGGTAG
- a CDS encoding radical SAM protein encodes MISKGCEQCAKGGKMVLFVYGYCDQRDCFYCPLGENRKNVTDVYANERLVESDDDVLEEAHRMKALGTSITGGEPQEALDRTCHYLSLLKDEFGEDHHTHLYTGITGGRENMRRLSEAGLDEIRFHPPYELWGDLHGTEWEEILYVAREEGLTPAFEIPGIRAEEEFLDFLDEGAAEFCNINEFEMSDGNYRRMQEEGYELQEGHMSAVDGSKAEILDAMGDHERVYFCTSVFKDAAQHRNRLKRMARTIRRPFDEVTDDGTLVYGKTWITADELDALGVPEEFYTVKSQHVEVAWWLLEEMIQEGDVPDGEIVEQYPTADGTVVERTPLA; translated from the coding sequence ATGATCTCGAAGGGCTGTGAGCAGTGCGCGAAAGGCGGGAAGATGGTCCTCTTCGTCTACGGTTACTGCGACCAGCGCGACTGCTTTTACTGCCCGCTCGGCGAGAACCGCAAGAACGTCACCGACGTCTACGCCAACGAACGCCTCGTCGAGTCCGACGACGACGTCCTCGAAGAGGCCCACCGGATGAAGGCCCTCGGCACCTCGATCACCGGCGGAGAGCCCCAAGAGGCCCTCGATCGGACGTGTCACTACCTCTCGCTGCTGAAAGACGAGTTCGGCGAGGACCACCACACCCACCTCTACACCGGGATCACCGGCGGTCGGGAGAATATGCGCCGACTCTCCGAAGCCGGTCTCGACGAGATCCGGTTTCACCCGCCCTACGAACTGTGGGGCGACCTCCACGGCACCGAGTGGGAGGAGATACTCTACGTCGCCCGCGAAGAGGGGCTCACGCCCGCGTTCGAGATCCCAGGTATCCGCGCCGAGGAGGAGTTCTTGGACTTCCTCGACGAGGGGGCGGCCGAGTTCTGCAACATCAACGAGTTCGAGATGAGCGACGGCAACTACCGGCGGATGCAGGAGGAAGGCTATGAACTACAGGAGGGCCACATGTCAGCCGTCGACGGCTCGAAAGCGGAGATTCTCGATGCGATGGGCGACCACGAGCGCGTGTACTTCTGTACCTCCGTGTTCAAAGACGCCGCCCAGCACCGCAATCGGCTCAAGCGGATGGCGCGAACGATCCGCCGGCCGTTCGACGAGGTGACCGACGACGGGACGCTCGTCTACGGCAAGACGTGGATCACGGCGGACGAACTCGACGCCCTCGGCGTCCCCGAGGAATTCTACACCGTCAAGTCCCAACACGTCGAGGTCGCGTGGTGGCTCCTCGAAGAGATGATCCAAGAGGGCGACGTGCCCGACGGCGAGATCGTCGAACAGTACCCGACCGCCGACGGAACAGTGGTCGAGCGGACGCCGTTGGCGTAG
- a CDS encoding tyrosine-type recombinase/integrase: MPLPDAVPLVIEGDREYLNRRQLEDYKQHREEVLEWLWTVGKDPERSEGYSKSVTRNMAYRLSKIYRWVWEREDRYTTEITREHADSYLREIAGKDWKNSNKSQYLKALKRLFKWKIHELGGSPWEPEITFYPSSEEYQPQDYLTLEERKRLREASLEYGAVPSYGNLTPSERSRWKAHIAQRLEKPKENVSKVDWERVNSWKVPSLVATSLDAGLRPVEVERAVTSWVDIQNHVLRIPKDESSKNRDNWIVSLREQTARSLKMWLDERENYAKYDGADALWLTRRKNPYQSESLNYLLSQLCDEAGIDTTNRKVSWYSIRHSTGTYMTHFEDLGAAKAQLRHKSERTTLKYDNAPVEERRDALDKMG; encoded by the coding sequence ATGCCACTTCCTGATGCTGTTCCGCTTGTCATTGAGGGCGACCGAGAGTACCTCAATCGTAGACAGTTGGAAGACTACAAACAACACAGGGAAGAGGTGCTTGAGTGGCTATGGACGGTCGGTAAAGACCCGGAACGGAGTGAGGGGTACAGCAAATCAGTCACCCGGAATATGGCATACCGACTCTCCAAGATTTACAGGTGGGTATGGGAACGTGAAGATAGATATACTACCGAAATAACCCGAGAACACGCTGATTCATACCTACGTGAAATCGCGGGGAAGGATTGGAAAAACTCAAACAAATCACAGTATCTCAAGGCCCTCAAACGTCTATTCAAGTGGAAGATACACGAACTCGGTGGAAGCCCGTGGGAGCCTGAAATCACGTTCTATCCTTCCTCGGAAGAGTATCAGCCTCAGGACTATCTTACCCTTGAAGAACGGAAGCGTCTCCGAGAGGCGTCGTTAGAGTACGGTGCTGTTCCTTCCTATGGGAACCTCACTCCAAGCGAACGCTCCCGTTGGAAAGCCCACATCGCTCAACGACTTGAGAAACCAAAGGAGAACGTCTCAAAAGTGGATTGGGAGCGTGTGAACAGTTGGAAGGTTCCCTCACTTGTGGCTACAAGTTTGGATGCGGGCTTACGCCCGGTCGAAGTAGAGCGTGCTGTTACTTCTTGGGTGGATATACAGAATCACGTACTACGAATCCCGAAGGACGAATCATCCAAAAACCGTGACAATTGGATTGTGAGTCTACGGGAACAAACTGCCCGCTCACTCAAGATGTGGTTGGATGAGCGGGAGAATTACGCTAAATACGATGGGGCGGATGCGCTGTGGCTCACCCGCCGGAAGAATCCATACCAATCGGAGAGTTTGAACTATCTTCTATCTCAACTATGCGATGAAGCCGGAATTGATACTACTAATCGTAAGGTGAGTTGGTACAGCATCAGGCACTCTACAGGCACCTATATGACCCATTTTGAAGACCTTGGTGCGGCCAAGGCTCAACTCCGTCACAAGTCGGAACGAACCACGCTCAAGTACGACAACGCTCCCGTCGAAGAAAGAAGAGACGCCTTGGATAAGATGGGCTGA
- a CDS encoding mannose-1-phosphate guanylyltransferase gives MARNTHTRTTATSANDDAGAADADVPLPVVAVVLAGGTGSRLYPASRSDRPKQFLSLAADGNDGNDTDESLLERTVSRARGVADEVVVVTRESYRDGVAERVGDATVLIEPVGRDTGPALLYATHRISTKYDNCVVLALPSDHLVGDGFAAAVSRGAAVATTEGRLVTFGVEPTRPETGYGYIEPADGAEEGSGSEWFPVRSFHEKPDAETAEAYVEAGHYWNAGLFAWRPAVFFDAVETSPLAPLLDALRADDDSVTDAFESTDAVSIDNAVFETADDVAVVPVSFPWDDIGSWDALERVLDADANGNVTDGDVALRTVDAGDNVVVADDAHVSLVGVSDLAVVAYEDRVLVVPKSKAQDVKSLVRSLQDRGEF, from the coding sequence ATGGCTCGGAACACCCACACTAGGACGACGGCCACGTCGGCCAATGATGACGCCGGTGCCGCCGACGCCGACGTCCCGCTCCCGGTCGTCGCCGTCGTGCTCGCCGGCGGAACCGGCTCGCGGCTCTACCCCGCGAGCCGGTCAGATCGACCGAAACAGTTCCTCTCGCTGGCCGCGGACGGAAACGATGGGAACGACACAGACGAATCGCTCCTCGAACGCACTGTTTCCCGCGCTCGCGGCGTCGCCGACGAGGTAGTCGTCGTCACGCGCGAATCATACCGAGATGGAGTCGCCGAGCGAGTCGGTGACGCGACGGTACTCATCGAGCCCGTCGGCCGCGACACCGGTCCGGCACTGCTGTACGCGACGCATCGGATTTCGACGAAGTACGACAACTGCGTGGTGCTGGCACTCCCGAGCGATCACCTCGTCGGCGACGGGTTCGCGGCGGCCGTCAGCCGCGGGGCCGCCGTCGCCACGACCGAGGGTCGGCTCGTGACGTTCGGCGTGGAGCCGACCCGCCCGGAGACGGGATACGGCTACATCGAACCCGCGGACGGGGCCGAAGAAGGAAGCGGGAGCGAGTGGTTTCCGGTCCGATCGTTCCACGAGAAGCCCGACGCCGAGACGGCCGAGGCCTATGTCGAGGCGGGCCACTACTGGAACGCGGGGCTGTTCGCGTGGCGGCCGGCGGTCTTCTTCGACGCCGTCGAGACGTCGCCGTTGGCTCCGCTTTTGGACGCGCTCCGGGCCGACGACGACAGCGTCACCGACGCGTTCGAATCCACCGACGCCGTCAGCATCGACAACGCGGTGTTCGAGACCGCCGACGACGTCGCTGTCGTCCCCGTGTCGTTCCCGTGGGACGATATCGGCTCGTGGGACGCCCTCGAACGCGTTCTCGATGCCGACGCGAACGGTAACGTCACCGACGGCGACGTCGCGCTCCGGACGGTCGACGCCGGGGACAACGTCGTCGTCGCCGACGACGCCCACGTGTCGCTCGTGGGGGTGTCGGATCTCGCGGTCGTCGCGTACGAGGACCGCGTGCTGGTGGTGCCGAAATCGAAGGCCCAAGACGTCAAATCGCTCGTGCGGTCGTTGCAGGATCGAGGCGAGTTCTAG
- a CDS encoding DUF7344 domain-containing protein — protein sequence MHSLDEVFRLLSKERRRYALYYLYQQDRPVTIEELAEAVNEWETAADDVDAPDERFEDVMLTLNHSHLPEIEAAASIEFDQENGRVRITDASREAEILISIAQRLEQSSSDVDIVDVSELLN from the coding sequence GTGCATTCCTTAGACGAGGTGTTTAGGCTATTAAGCAAAGAACGACGGCGGTATGCGCTCTATTACCTCTATCAGCAGGACCGCCCGGTTACGATCGAAGAACTCGCCGAGGCGGTCAACGAGTGGGAAACGGCCGCTGACGACGTCGATGCTCCCGACGAGCGGTTCGAAGATGTGATGCTGACGTTGAATCACAGCCACCTTCCGGAAATCGAGGCTGCCGCGAGCATCGAGTTCGATCAGGAGAACGGGAGAGTGAGAATCACAGACGCCTCGCGCGAGGCCGAAATCCTCATCTCGATAGCGCAGCGGCTCGAACAGTCCTCGTCGGACGTCGATATCGTTGATGTCTCGGAGTTACTCAACTAG
- a CDS encoding polyprenyl synthetase family protein, which produces MEYLERRVSLVEARLEEVIEAVDPPELSDEIAHVALAGGKRVRPAVTILACEACGGEPADAVDFAVAIELVHNASLVIDDIIDRSDVRRGTASAWAEYGYGPAIITSDGLLGEAFALLSRNDHATQIVAESMVELGEGEATELVARPTDESEYMELARRKTGALFRAAAELGAVAADADPFTVEAFGEYAERVGVAFQIRDDVLDATADPDDLGKPTGQDAEMDRPSLVQVTGLSAEEANQRAHDQSEQALDALAASDVDDSEPLGYLTDLAEFVVVRER; this is translated from the coding sequence ATGGAGTATCTGGAGCGTCGGGTGTCGCTGGTCGAGGCGCGCCTCGAGGAGGTCATCGAGGCAGTCGACCCCCCGGAGCTATCCGACGAGATCGCACACGTCGCGCTGGCGGGCGGCAAGCGCGTCCGACCGGCGGTCACGATTCTCGCCTGTGAGGCCTGCGGCGGGGAGCCCGCGGACGCGGTCGACTTCGCCGTCGCGATCGAGCTGGTCCACAACGCGTCGCTCGTCATCGACGACATCATCGACCGCTCGGACGTGCGGCGCGGCACGGCGAGCGCGTGGGCCGAATACGGGTACGGTCCCGCCATCATCACCTCCGACGGCCTCTTGGGCGAGGCGTTCGCGCTCCTCTCGCGGAACGACCACGCGACGCAGATCGTCGCCGAGTCGATGGTCGAACTCGGCGAGGGCGAGGCAACCGAACTGGTCGCACGCCCCACCGACGAGAGCGAGTACATGGAACTCGCGCGTCGAAAGACGGGGGCGCTGTTCCGCGCGGCCGCGGAACTCGGCGCGGTCGCCGCCGACGCGGACCCCTTCACGGTCGAGGCGTTCGGCGAGTACGCAGAGCGCGTCGGCGTGGCGTTTCAGATCCGCGACGACGTCCTCGACGCGACGGCCGATCCCGACGACCTTGGCAAGCCGACCGGGCAGGACGCGGAGATGGACCGACCCTCCTTGGTGCAGGTCACCGGGCTGTCCGCGGAGGAGGCCAACCAGCGCGCGCACGACCAGTCCGAGCAGGCGCTCGACGCGCTGGCGGCGTCGGACGTCGACGACAGCGAACCGCTCGGGTACCTCACGGACCTCGCGGAGTTCGTCGTCGTTCGCGAGCGCTGA
- a CDS encoding Tfx family DNA-binding protein produces the protein MDGFDVDAALSEVGFDPEESVLTRRQAEVLVLRERGVRQSRIAKMLGTSRANVSSVESSARRNVEKARETVAFAEALAAPVQIAVERGTDLYDVPKQVYDACDEAGVKVNRTAPELMKAVSDAAGDAIQGREVREPLLVGVTTGGKVQVRRTAE, from the coding sequence ATGGACGGGTTCGACGTCGACGCCGCGCTGTCGGAGGTCGGATTCGACCCCGAAGAGAGTGTACTGACCCGTCGGCAGGCGGAGGTGCTGGTGCTTCGAGAGCGCGGCGTCCGACAGTCGCGAATCGCGAAGATGCTCGGGACCTCGCGCGCGAACGTCTCCAGCGTCGAATCCAGCGCCCGTCGGAACGTCGAGAAGGCCCGCGAGACCGTCGCGTTCGCGGAGGCGCTGGCCGCGCCGGTGCAGATCGCCGTCGAGCGGGGGACCGACCTCTACGACGTGCCCAAGCAGGTGTACGACGCCTGCGATGAGGCGGGCGTGAAGGTGAACCGGACCGCACCCGAGCTGATGAAAGCCGTCTCCGACGCCGCCGGCGACGCCATCCAGGGACGCGAAGTCCGCGAGCCGCTGCTCGTGGGCGTCACGACCGGCGGGAAAGTGCAAGTGCGACGTACCGCCGAGTAG
- a CDS encoding DUF373 family protein, which translates to MLLVLCVDLDDDLGRKTGLETPVVGRDAVESAAVALATADPEDSDVNVLFQGIHEHDALDRDPDVDEEVAVAAVTGTQGGDVKANRAIGEEIDRVLAGLSTGENVSAIVITDGAQDESVLPIIRSRVPIDSVRRVVVRQAQDLESIYYTMKQVLADPETRGTILVPLGILLLIYPFVTIASLFDVPGAVVLGFISAFLGLYTLFRGLGLEDAVDDTAERVRDVLYEGRVTLITYVAAAALLVVGGFRGYALVETVRASVPDATPPLVLAALVHGSVQWFAAAGVTSSLGQVTDEYLADRFKWRYLNAPFYVVAIAVVLYVVSGFFLPRGIAGVESFSMTQLAVGLTAGTLLGVFSTLAFAIAESRFPTAAEATQG; encoded by the coding sequence ATGCTGTTGGTCCTCTGCGTCGACCTCGACGACGACCTCGGCCGCAAGACCGGGTTGGAGACGCCGGTCGTCGGCCGCGACGCCGTCGAATCCGCAGCCGTTGCGCTCGCGACGGCGGACCCGGAGGACTCCGACGTCAACGTGCTGTTTCAGGGGATTCACGAGCACGACGCGCTCGACCGCGACCCCGACGTCGACGAGGAAGTCGCCGTCGCGGCCGTCACGGGAACCCAAGGCGGCGACGTGAAGGCCAACCGCGCGATCGGCGAGGAGATCGACCGCGTGCTGGCGGGGCTCTCGACAGGCGAGAACGTCAGCGCCATCGTCATCACCGACGGCGCGCAGGACGAGTCGGTCCTGCCGATCATCCGTTCGCGCGTCCCGATCGACAGCGTGCGCCGGGTCGTCGTCCGGCAGGCCCAAGACCTCGAATCGATCTACTACACGATGAAACAGGTCCTCGCCGACCCGGAAACGCGGGGAACGATTCTCGTACCCCTCGGCATCCTCCTCCTGATCTATCCGTTCGTCACGATCGCGAGCCTCTTCGACGTCCCGGGCGCGGTCGTTCTCGGCTTCATTTCGGCGTTCCTCGGCCTGTACACCCTCTTTCGCGGCCTCGGGCTGGAGGACGCCGTCGACGATACGGCCGAGCGCGTCCGCGACGTGCTCTATGAGGGCCGCGTCACCCTCATCACCTACGTCGCCGCCGCGGCGCTCCTCGTCGTCGGCGGGTTCCGCGGGTACGCCTTGGTCGAGACCGTCCGCGCGAGCGTTCCCGACGCGACGCCGCCGCTCGTCCTCGCGGCACTCGTTCACGGGTCCGTCCAGTGGTTCGCCGCGGCCGGCGTCACCTCCAGTCTCGGGCAGGTGACCGACGAGTACCTCGCGGATCGATTCAAGTGGCGCTACCTCAACGCGCCGTTTTACGTCGTCGCCATCGCGGTCGTGCTCTACGTCGTCTCGGGGTTCTTCCTCCCGCGCGGGATCGCCGGCGTCGAGTCGTTCTCGATGACGCAGCTGGCGGTCGGGCTCACTGCCGGGACGCTCCTCGGCGTCTTCAGCACGCTCGCGTTCGCGATCGCGGAGTCGCGGTTCCCGACCGCTGCGGAAGCCACGCAGGGCTAA
- a CDS encoding replication factor A (Replication protein A protects and stabilize the intermediate ssDNA that is generated by the unwinding action of a DNA helicase at the replication fork. In addition, SSBs prevent the formation of secondary structures by single-stranded template DNA.), translating to MSDLRTHAAEIAEQFSDHLDVTEDEVEERLENLVEEYRVPVEEARRSVINSYLEEAGLERDEIGRGGNDEVRLADIDEDEQWIDVTAKVVELWEPRSDSIAQVGLLGDESGRTKFVAFETSDLPKLEEGAVYRLGNVVTDEYQGNFSVKLNKTTSIEELDEDIEVGDDSTTVEGALVDIQSGSGLIKRCPEEGCTRVLQNGRCSEHGDVDGEFDLRIKGVLDDGERVYEIIFGREVTEDLTGVTLDEAQQMAMDALDTTVVVDEMREDLLGTYYRVSGPELGRYVLADEVERLTEPADPEAVLIKARSI from the coding sequence ATGTCAGACCTGCGAACACACGCAGCGGAGATAGCCGAACAGTTCTCGGACCACCTAGACGTCACCGAAGACGAGGTCGAAGAGCGACTAGAGAACCTCGTCGAAGAGTACCGCGTCCCCGTCGAGGAGGCGCGTCGCTCGGTGATCAACAGCTACCTCGAAGAGGCCGGTCTCGAACGCGACGAGATCGGTCGCGGCGGCAACGACGAGGTGCGCCTCGCCGACATCGACGAGGACGAACAGTGGATCGACGTGACCGCGAAGGTCGTCGAACTGTGGGAGCCCCGGAGCGACTCGATCGCGCAGGTGGGCCTGCTCGGCGACGAGTCCGGGCGAACCAAGTTCGTCGCCTTCGAGACCTCGGATCTCCCGAAACTCGAAGAAGGGGCGGTCTACCGCCTCGGAAACGTCGTCACCGACGAGTACCAAGGAAACTTCTCGGTGAAGCTGAACAAGACGACCTCGATCGAGGAACTCGACGAGGACATCGAGGTCGGCGACGACTCGACCACCGTCGAGGGCGCGCTCGTCGACATCCAGTCCGGAAGTGGCCTCATCAAGCGCTGTCCCGAGGAGGGCTGCACGCGCGTCCTCCAGAACGGTCGCTGCTCGGAGCACGGCGACGTCGACGGCGAGTTCGACCTCCGGATCAAGGGCGTGCTCGACGACGGCGAACGCGTCTACGAGATCATCTTCGGCCGCGAGGTCACGGAGGATCTCACCGGCGTCACGCTCGACGAGGCCCAGCAGATGGCGATGGACGCCCTCGATACGACCGTCGTGGTCGACGAGATGCGCGAGGACCTCCTCGGCACCTACTACCGCGTCTCCGGGCCCGAACTGGGACGCTACGTCCTCGCGGACGAGGTCGAACGACTCACCGAACCAGCGGATCCCGAAGCGGTGCTGATCAAAGCGAGGTCGATCTGA
- a CDS encoding TRAM domain-containing protein, whose product MSDCPLADDCPRYSERIDGMGCQYYGDRGGAEWCNNYEQPIRDLKAQPVKPGEEIVVDVDDIHESGAGVGRTDDGFIVLIDGLLPESRAVVRIDRVKSNHATAKKIVERLPLDEDESAEGDDGDDEVEASGAEKDEDEDKNRDTGGRGRPTALGSRDNFWGG is encoded by the coding sequence ATGTCAGACTGTCCGTTAGCCGACGACTGCCCCCGGTACTCGGAGCGAATCGACGGAATGGGGTGTCAGTACTACGGCGACCGCGGCGGCGCGGAGTGGTGTAACAACTACGAACAGCCGATCCGCGACCTGAAGGCCCAGCCCGTCAAGCCAGGCGAGGAGATCGTCGTCGACGTCGACGACATACACGAGAGCGGCGCGGGCGTCGGTCGGACTGACGACGGGTTCATCGTCCTCATCGACGGGCTCCTCCCGGAGTCCCGAGCCGTCGTCCGGATCGATCGCGTGAAATCGAATCACGCCACGGCGAAGAAGATCGTCGAGCGGCTGCCCCTCGACGAAGACGAGAGCGCTGAGGGAGACGACGGGGACGATGAGGTCGAGGCGAGCGGTGCCGAGAAAGACGAGGACGAGGACAAGAATCGTGACACGGGCGGTCGCGGGCGACCGACCGCGCTCGGAAGCCGCGACAACTTCTGGGGCGGGTAG
- a CDS encoding DUF7091 family protein, which yields MDDRLEHILRQKLREAGRQYARARDAYRDGKNSTDSSSQDAVADALSRDDEGRVRLVCRRYAERRAVDVDDDGHPDCYEAGHPDCEGCVADIRDGIVESW from the coding sequence ATGGACGACCGTCTCGAACACATCCTGCGACAGAAGCTTCGCGAGGCGGGGCGACAGTACGCTCGCGCCCGCGACGCCTACCGAGACGGAAAGAATTCGACCGATTCGAGCAGTCAGGACGCAGTTGCAGACGCGCTCTCCCGCGACGACGAGGGCCGCGTCCGACTCGTCTGTCGTCGCTACGCTGAACGACGAGCGGTCGACGTCGACGACGACGGACACCCCGACTGTTACGAGGCCGGACATCCGGATTGTGAGGGCTGCGTCGCCGACATTCGAGACGGCATCGTGGAGTCGTGGTGA
- a CDS encoding RPA family protein, whose amino-acid sequence MSSNEIPSREVARRVFADEFNDSAFTFKESDDDRAPVYLLLPTGEKANRVFFVGTLTEKDDVGEDNEYWRGRIVDPTGTFFVYAGQYQPEAASMLRDLEPPAYVAVVGKPRTYETDDGSVNVSVRPESIQVVDAATRDRWVVETAERTLDRIAAFDEESNEYARMAREEYDLPIDRYKESAVSALESLEESDSDEFGLDGGTVDDSAAEDDEAGLQPEP is encoded by the coding sequence ATGAGTTCCAACGAGATTCCGTCCCGAGAAGTCGCCCGACGCGTGTTCGCAGACGAGTTCAACGACTCCGCCTTCACGTTCAAAGAGTCCGACGACGACCGCGCGCCCGTCTACCTGCTATTGCCGACGGGCGAGAAAGCCAACCGGGTGTTCTTCGTGGGCACGTTAACCGAGAAGGACGACGTCGGCGAGGACAACGAGTACTGGCGCGGTCGCATCGTCGACCCGACGGGCACGTTCTTCGTCTACGCGGGGCAGTACCAGCCCGAAGCTGCGAGTATGCTCCGGGATCTGGAACCGCCAGCGTACGTCGCCGTCGTCGGCAAGCCGCGAACGTACGAGACCGACGACGGGTCGGTCAACGTCTCCGTCCGCCCGGAATCGATCCAGGTCGTCGACGCCGCGACCCGCGATCGCTGGGTCGTCGAGACCGCCGAGCGGACGCTCGACCGCATCGCGGCGTTCGACGAGGAGAGTAACGAGTACGCGCGGATGGCCCGCGAGGAGTACGACCTTCCGATCGACCGCTACAAGGAGTCCGCCGTCTCGGCGCTGGAGAGCCTCGAAGAGTCCGACAGCGACGAGTTCGGGCTGGACGGTGGCACCGTCGACGACTCCGCGGCCGAAGACGACGAAGCGGGCCTCCAGCCCGAGCCGTAG
- a CDS encoding ribbon-helix-helix protein, CopG family produces MGNKNKTISFRVNEDAFETLREIAEERDISLSAVFRDYVDMLVAHDGQVQVVPEHELDQLRTGDDAEFPPTVTVPKSFVREHERLELEAEHLREQLDEHKQYVNHLREQLEAEDEEVIHLEDLDADAEEPSFRLG; encoded by the coding sequence ATGGGCAACAAAAACAAGACCATCTCGTTCCGCGTCAACGAGGATGCCTTCGAGACGCTGCGCGAGATCGCCGAGGAGCGAGACATTTCGCTGTCGGCGGTCTTCCGCGACTACGTCGATATGCTCGTTGCCCACGACGGCCAAGTGCAGGTCGTCCCCGAGCACGAACTCGACCAGTTGCGCACCGGCGACGACGCGGAGTTCCCGCCGACGGTCACCGTCCCGAAGAGCTTCGTCCGCGAGCACGAGCGCCTCGAACTGGAGGCCGAACACCTCCGCGAGCAGCTCGACGAGCACAAGCAGTACGTGAACCATCTCCGCGAACAACTCGAAGCGGAGGACGAGGAGGTCATCCACCTCGAAGACCTCGACGCCGACGCGGAGGAGCCGTCGTTCCGGCTGGGCTGA